Sequence from the Ziziphus jujuba cultivar Dongzao chromosome 9, ASM3175591v1 genome:
TTATACTTACGTTCATTGTCATGCCTTTTTATTagaaatatatgaatatttaatttttcttatttccatTAACTTAACAAATGCATATATGttagttaatattattattatttttttttaaggtgcagaaatattccaacaaagaTGTGACACTTAAGCAGAAAACTCAAAGATTGTGAAATGAAGATTTGTACACTAAATTTGTTCGTCCATATTTTTAGACACCCCAAACATTTAAGCATCCATCTATGATATATCAATTCATAATCCAAGAGACATGTAACGAATTTCTATAACAAAAGAttgattgaaaagttatgtatATTTATGTGTATTTTGCAAATGTACAAagtttagtttatttatataatatagttttaattacttaaatgtatagttatatttaattacttctatgtctaatatatatatatatatatgattgtaattttacataaaataagTAACAATCTCaaagaagaaaactaaataaGTATCACACAGAACGAGTGCATTGGGATATATGAGATTAGAAAAAATTATGGTATATCTTAGCTTTAAACTTTGTTTTaagtatatatgatttttatgttttgttcacatggtattattaatatttatttgtaaattttgtagcAAACTGAAAGAGGCACTAATAAATATGAAGAATGTGAGTAGCAATGGACAAGGAGACAGAtggagaaaaatagaaaatatacaaATGAAGAAATTGGAAAATCTTGTGGAAAAAATCGTGAgtatttatttacataaaaaatgtCTAATTATAATACCTAACTGTTAGTTTTTactaaatatgattaatttcatatttatataatggtATGATAactatatagatatttttatttagtttttaagttatattaTTTCCATTCACTTAATTATGCTTAATTTTATTGTCTTTGTTTGTCATGCacaatatatgaatatttttgttttgttttcaattatatattgtaattttctaatcatttaatttttttatatatatatatatatatatattgtaaaatgagcTAAGGAAGTAGGCAAAAGAATGGGCAATTGAATATTCGCCCCTAAACAATAAACTTACACAAGCATTAGGCATTGATGAATATAAAGTTTGGCATAAGGGTGGAGGCAAAGGTTATACAatgaccaatttttttttatacacaaAGACAAAGTTCgtaaaaaaaatagaggaaagTGAGAGGATTACAAAGCTAGTACTTGTAGTTAGTGGTCTTTTGGAGATCATTTAAAGGAAAGACAGAGGAAAGTGAGAGGATTACAAAGCTAGTACTTGTAGTTAGTGGTCTTTTGGAGATCATTTAAAGGAAAGACAACATGAAAAAGATTGGTGAATTAGTATCTGCATATAGTTTAACCTACAGTCTCAACTTTATGCACTAGTCAATAGTCTTTGCATGGAGGGGTATCGCATTCTTATACTTAAGTATATCATATTTTGCATTCTCATACTCAGGTAACATATTGGAAACCCTGCACATGGCGACCATGTTACCAATCCTGGGATTTTATCTACTGCTAAACTTGATGCTCCACATATTGATCCATCACATATAGTATCTTTTGAGGTATTATAAcacaaaatcaatatatatttaaaattaataaatgcttttagtttttattatttccatgcaCTTTGTTatgcttaattttattaaaatttgagcCATgagaaatatatgaatatatttttgttgcttttaatttttattattgccatgaaaatatacatctttttttttaacaattagtatctattatttaattaagtttATCGCATTAATTAGTTATCCTAACTCTGTTTGTTTGAAATTTAAGGTATTAAATGCAATTTTACACAAGCAAGTGTTGAAAATATAGTAGCATTTGATACTTTAGTTCCTTCTTTCTCATTCAACGTTTGTCATGGTGTTATGTTAGGTCAAGAAAATGTAAAAGCTTCTGTCAACAAAGTGGTTAATGAATTTGCCCCATTTCCTATACCATCATTTGATATCATATGTTTTTAAGCAATGCAAAAAGAGCATTTATTGCAAGGCCTAAAAATGTTGTTATTTTACGATTAGAAGAGGTACCTTTTCATGCAACTATATATCACTACAAGAAAATGATCATTTACCGATGAAACTTTTACCGACGACACATAATATTGTCGCGAAAGTGACATTTAcccatgaaaatatattttctcaatAACACTGAGACTTTTGGCGACAAAACATAAAAGTCGTGGGCAAATGATATCTTTTCAACAATGAAAACACAATTTCGCCGCTATTGTAATAGCTTTTACTGATGAGCTTTGATGTTGTTGGGAAAAagtggtaattaccaatgaaatgtTAACATCGTCAGCAAAAGTAGCATCTTTTACCGACAATTTGAAATTATCTCGGCAAAACATTTACATTTACCAACAAATGGCATACTTTTGTCGGTAAAAGGTAATATcccaatatataaaattttgtattattattacttaggtaatttatgtatttgatttgtttgtaattaatatatactatGTTTGAAAATGTTGGTAAAAGGTGCTGGAATTTTTATTTCCCAAAAAATGTATTGTTTgaaaaaatctcaaatatttaatttgtccaCTGTCTATTTTTATGGCATATGTGTACacttttttattaatgtttgtAACACTTTTATGACATATGCTTATTAGTTAGtatcataataatatagaaGTTATATTATTAGTGTTATTATCATTAGTATTAATAAGAGTACTATTATTTTGGCCCATtagctataaaattaaattgaatcaaCCTATTTACAAGTtactttttatcttagcttaccCTTAATTTTGCAGGTAAGTTATATTGATGTTAATGCTAGTGGTGGAGAGCAGTTATATTtgtttcattatatatttatatcattttttaaaacatagtaAACATTTGTTGAtgacatttatatttatttacttggtAAAggtattgcttttttatttttgtatttacgTAAATTTGACATGTAttgtttaccaaataaaaaactgaGATGTATTGTTAATTGtgtggaaaataatttttttactgaCATAATATAGCACataaattcagaaaaaaaaaataataaaagggcTGTGTTTGCCGACGAAATATGGTTGTTCTCAGAAAAAGGTTCATTAGTGACGAACTGCATTCCTCGGTCAATATCCTATACCAACAAAAGGGTTTATTCCTCAGTAAAAAGTGGAATTTTTGGgcacaattttaacaaaatcgTCTGCAATAGTTTAGGCGCCCCCAATCCCGCCACACAATCCCACCATTCTTCAAAtgggaaaataaatgaaaatacaatagtttctccttgcttttcatttttctccTCCATTTGATCTCTTTATTATTCCTTTGCAATAGATTGTGGTTTTTGACTTTCTTGGTGGCTGAATATTTTTGGGTTTGCATCTGCTTCAACAGCAAGTCAAAATAGCAGCTCTCTGTATCTCCAAAGGTTGAAGCAACTCAtatctctctttgaatttcgtCTTAGCATTTCTCTTCGAATTtatctttgattttctttccttcttctgTAGGTAGCCAATCTTCTGGACGTTTATGCCGTTCTGGTTGCCGATCTGGTTTTTGCCGTTCTGAAGGTTAGTTTAATGTTGTGCCTTTTTTTTTGTGGCCCTTTTGTTATTCTCTCTCTGTCTATCTTTGAATTTGTGCCGCtctatttttttccttgtttttttgcCGTGCTGTCTTGGCCATTGTGGTTGGAAAGAAATGTTGCATTGTTTTGTCAAAATGTGAGGAGTTGGGAAACTTGGTGTTGCTTTGATATGGTCTTCATATTTTCTGCCTTTGCTATGAGTTGTCATGGTGTTGATGCTGTTACATTTCATGACCATGAACTGTTCGTTGAAATCACTATGTGAATGTTAGTCTTAGGAGTTTGGATCGGATTAGATGGAGAGTGATAGTATTAGACTTACTAAAACAAATGAATGGACGAATAATACTCATATAACTAAAACACACTGATTGTGATAAGAAAGTTTAGCTGATGAAAGGCTTTGTTGCTATAGATGATGGCTAATAAATCCCATCGACATCCACATACATATGTTTGATAATTTAGATTTTGCTTACAAAtacaaatagaaaagaaaatgtttgaataaaattaaataatataataaaaatattgacagAAAAATTACAAGATTAAAAACTTAcagtttttaaaacaaaaataagtgtTTGGTTCCTACGTAGGTTTTATATTGAAACAGTAATTGGGAGGCAAAAAGGGCAAGAAAGAGATTTTAGACTGAATTGTGTATTGCTAGTGAGCCATAGGATGTTGATAATGGTGAGCATACCTATATGCATATGTATGAATTAGCTAGATGTGATTATGGAAATGAAGCGAGTCAAGCTAAATGATTCATATGGCATTCATCTGGTTCACACACAAAACGAGAAAGTCCCGAAGATCCTTTCCTATAGATTGATGAAATTTATGTAAACAGACGCACACTGATGTAAAATACTTAGAAAAGGAAATCCGGATATAATATGCAAGGATCTAActattaaggggaaaaaaaaagtctaagAAATGAAAGGAATAAAAACAATCTAAACCAATCCTAGAGGCTTCGAAACTGTACTATGATCATGGATTTGCCATATTAAGGTTGGCCATACAAAAAGTTTAGATCACGAACTTTTAAAGTTGGATTTTAAGAAGTTTAGATAATGAACAAAGCATCTCATTCTCAACAACATTATTTCAAGCAGAAACTCATCAATATATAAGGATCCCAACTCAACTATAGAACTTCTCTACTATATAATACACATAATGCAAAACACTAAAAAGAATTCTAACCTCATGATATGAATAGTGAATGCTGGAAAAACAAAACATTAAAAAGAATTCTAACTGCAGGATATGAACAGTGAATGCTGGAAAAATAAACACACTGAAAGAAATCCAAAATGTTAATGGAAACTCCACCAACAAGGCATATAATAACTAAAGGAGTACACAGTTCTGAGCTTATGCAAAAACCCAGGTTTAGATTAAAGCACTTAAGTTTGTTAATTGCTTTTTCTATATAGGTAATCAAAAGGCATAGACAAGCTTCAAATGGTTTTGTCTTGTCATCATTATCCTCAATTCTTTATTACCACTATTATATTTCTAGCTAGCTTTGGATCAAAAAAATAAGTTGCTAGTGAGCCATAGGATGTTGATAATGGTGAGCATgcctatatgtatatgtatgaattAGCTAGATGTGATTATGTCTATGTCCAAATCGACTTTCTAGAGAGTATGTTAATGGGGTAGCATCTTTTATTGAAGTCGCTAAATAATATTTGGATGATGAGGGGAAGACACGTTGCCCGTGCCGTAATTGTCTTAATGCCTATTAGAAATCTATTGAGGTTGTACATAAACATATTCATAAGTATGGGTTCtctaaattatatgtaaattgGGTGCTCCATGGAGAAGAACATGTGGCATTCATGAGCAATTCGAGTGTTAGAGAGCAACAAATAGGAGATATGGATGAATATTATGATGATGATATGTTGGACATTTTGAATGATGTGTATCAATCTTATGAAGCGGATGATATGGAAAATGTCAAGCCAAATACTTCCAATGAGGAAATCAGAAATGATAACAATGGATTTGACAATCTTTTTGTTGAGGCTGGAAGAAAACTATATCCAGGTTGTAAGCTCTCGACATTAACTTTTGTGATTAAGTTAATGCATCTCAAGGTTCTAAACCATTGGAGTAATAAATCACTTGACATGTTGCTGCAACTATTAGGTGATGTCTTTCCAGAAGGTGCAAATATCCCCAAAGATACATATTCCATGAAGAAGATGTTACGTGCACTTGGATTAAGGTATGagaagattcatgcatgtcaaAATGATTGTGTTTTGTTTTGGAAAGGGAATGCTGATTTAGGAAGATGTCCAGTATGTGATGAGAGTTGTTATACTAACATATGTGTGTGAATAATAACATATGAGAGTCGTTAtactaacatatatatacatatgtg
This genomic interval carries:
- the LOC107410174 gene encoding uncharacterized protein LOC107410174 isoform X1 translates to MSNSSVREQQIGDMDEYYDDDMLDILNDVYQSYEADDMENVKPNTSNEEIRNDNNGFDNLFVEAGRKLYPGCKLSTLTFVIKLMHLKVLNHWSNKSLDMLLQLLGDVFPEGANIPKDTYSMKKMLRALGLREA
- the LOC107410174 gene encoding uncharacterized protein LOC107410174 isoform X2, translating into MSNSSVREQQIGDMDEYYDDDMLDILNDVYQSYEADDMENVKPNTSNEEIRNDNNGFDNLFVEAGRKLYPGDVFPEGANIPKDTYSMKKMLRALGLREA